In Planococcus citri chromosome 4, ihPlaCitr1.1, whole genome shotgun sequence, the genomic window tttttttcttctttcatcgATAGTTTGTTTTCCTTcttctgcgattttttttttttttttgttttgttttactgGTTTAACATACCTTGGAATCCGGATTCGACTGAGGTTGCCCGTTGTAGTGGAATACTCTAAAGACATCCGGATGATTCAATCTTTCATTTTCGGGAAAAAATTCTTCCATGAAGGACGATAACAAAATAATACCGAGCTTTTCACTGTCCAATTTATCACGCATAATATTTACACTGCGATAgaacaaaaaatacgaaattattGCAAAAGAACGTCACGCACGCATACGCGTACGCATACGCATATACAAAGTACACGGACGGCGGCGAAGGCCGAATACAGTATACGATTGCGCATGTGGTGTACTCACTATTCTTTGTCGGAAACTAGATCTAATTTGTTTAGTAAATCTCCTAGCGAATCGGcattaatgaaattatttccTTCGGGATcgaattggccaaaaattcgtCTAGCGATATCGGCCGGCGTTTCAGATTTCGtcaatcttttttcaaaagagaataaaactgaacaaacaaacaaagaaagaaagaaaggaagaaagaggggaaaaaatgaataaaaaatgatataaaaacggTCGAGTTGAAACGATAAAAGCAATACCAGTGAGATGAGTTTCGCTCGCCAACACCCACACAGACGACGATGGTTTTTTCAAATACGAGCCCACTTCGCAGTAACGCAGATGCTCCAACAGAGTTAAAAAACCGATGTCGCTTTGTTTAGGAATCCCGTAAAGTGCTGAAAGAACCGtcgaatcatcaaaaatttatctagTTATCCGCGACCACCTGTACGGCTGCTTGGGCGAATTCGACTCAACCTCGGTGTACTTACTTAAACCTCCGACGTCTCTTTTCTCATTGAACAAATATGGCACAGCGTTTCCAGTTATCAACAAATTAATGAGAACTTGACTACCGTAACCGTGAGAATAATCAATGAGTGGTTCTTCGGTGCCgcagatttcattttgaataaccTCCAACCCCTGCGATTAGAATTACCTATACATGTAGCGGTGTACTCGAGAAACGCAATCGAACCGTAAACAACAAACGTAGGTATTCGATACTGTACTCACTCGAGAACACATAACAGAGTACAAAAATAGTAATACGCCGAACGTGTCTCTGAATATGTTGATATTTTCTTTGAGAAATGCTTTCACTTCTTGTATATCGTTCAATACTGTTAACCTGGAATCAGAGTACAgcataaaatactcgtataagctCTCTTCTCGTAAGCAGCCGTTCTCTACTTTCCGACTCGTATTTCACATGCAAACACAGACATacgacagacagacagacaagaCAGACAGATATAAATGGGCGTTCGGCCGATACGAGCAGACAATCCTCGCGTCGATTAAACA contains:
- the LOC135845445 gene encoding ubiquitin carboxyl-terminal hydrolase MINDY-3 homolog isoform X2; the protein is MSMINASNKNLDDLRGVVQLLWGVDVQEDTFRRWTQGFSFSADEPTALVQFEGGPCGVIAPIQAHILKNIISTRNETDDWKQADTEDQNNLLTDAFSEILTKAYNGTQYYVVHTLDKEVVDKPLELNHMLFHSSLRLTVLNDIQEVKAFLKENINIFRDTFGVLLFLYSVMCSRGLEVIQNEICGTEEPLIDYSHGYGSQVLINLLITGNAVPYLFNEKRDVGGLTLYGIPKQSDIGFLTLLEHLRYCEVGSYLKKPSSSVWVLASETHLTVLFSFEKRLTKSETPADIARRIFGQFDPEGNNFINADSLGDLLNKLDLVSDKEYVNIMRDKLDSEKLGIILLSSFMEEFFPENERLNHPDVFRVFHYNGQPQSNPDSKCI
- the LOC135845445 gene encoding ubiquitin carboxyl-terminal hydrolase MINDY-3 homolog isoform X1; the protein is MSMINASNKNLDDLRGVVQLLWGVDVQEDTFRRWTQGFSFSADEPTALVQFEGGPCGVIAPIQAHILKNIISTRNETDDWKQADTEDQNNLLTDAFSEILTKAYNGTQYYVVHTLDKEVVDKPLELNHMLFHSSLRLTVLNDIQEVKAFLKENINIFRDTFGVLLFLYSVMCSRGLEVIQNEICGTEEPLIDYSHGYGSQVLINLLITGNAVPYLFNEKRDVGGLTLYGIPKQSDIGFLTLLEHLRYCEVGSYLKKPSSSVWVLASETHLTVLFSFEKRLTKSETPADIARRIFGQFDPEGNNFINADSLGDLLNKLDLVSDKEYVNIMRDKLDSEKLGIILLSSFMEEFFPENERLNHPDVFRVFHYNGQPQSNPDSKVVYHQGTAVLLECDLPCTIENNSLSTCLQTKWPSIDVQWNSVVTPSLN